One genomic segment of Scomber japonicus isolate fScoJap1 chromosome 23, fScoJap1.pri, whole genome shotgun sequence includes these proteins:
- the syt10 gene encoding synaptotagmin-10 isoform X1, with translation MNHRPPGSSGVQWLNRRDMSVRTEDSITLCQRALQIITELCLTGHVDREKCSDIFPLESNIPGKGHADISISLLAVVVGFCGLALLVVSLFVFWKLCWPIWRSKALSAHTENGLHVGFPEAPPPNSPPVNECKVAEVEKKYPPEVKVNGRSSVKLLEAAMKISQTSPDIPAEVQTALREKLSQQAKIQRQTTEPTSSSRHNSFRRHLPRQMNVTSIDFSMDTVPLRQSSTVSIGRIKPELYKQKSVDSEDEAKEPVETCGKLSFSLQYDYEEQALVVRILKALDLPAKDFTGTSDPYVKIYLLPERKKKFQTRVHRKNLNPMFDETFCFPVAYDEICNRKLHFSVYDFDRFTSHDMIGEVVVDNLFELSDLSREAVVWKDIQAATTESVDLGEIMYSLCYLPTAGRMTLTVIKCRNLKAMDITGSSDPYVKVYLICEGRRLKKRKTTTKKSTLNPVYNEAIIFDIPPENVEQVSLSIMVMDYDRVGHNEVIGVCHAGPDAEGLGRDHWNEMLAYPRKPITHWHALGEWPGRAASFESQGSCPSPKPPQTP, from the exons atgaaccaCCGTCCCCCCGGCTCCTCCGGCGTCCAATGGCTTAACAGGAGAGACATGAGTGTCCGGACAGAGGACAGCATCACCTTGTGCCAAAGGGCTCTCCAGATCATTACGGAACTTTGTCTTACGGGGCACGTAGACCGGGAGAAATGTTCGGATATATTTCCCCTGGAGAGCAACATACCAGGTAAAGGTCACGCAG ACATCTCTATTAGTCTCCTTGCTGTGGTCGTGGGTTTCTGTGGCCTCGCCCTGTTGGtagtctctctctttgtcttttggAAGCTGTGCTGGCCCATTTGGAGGAGCAAGGCTCTCTCAGCCCACACCGAAAATGGCCTGCATGTCGGTTTCCCCGAGGCGCCTCCACCCAACTCCCCGCCGGTTAATGAGTGTAAAGTGGCAGAGGTGGAAAAGAAGTACCCGCCAGAAGTGAAGGTGAATGGACGGAGCTCTGTCAAGCTCCTGGAGGCGGCCATGAAGATCAGCCAGACGTCCCCAGACATCCCTGCCGAGGTCCAGACAGCCCTGAGGGAGAAGCTCAGCCAGCAGGCTAAAATCCAGAGGCAGACCACCGAGccaacctcctcctccag GCACAATTCATTCCGGCGCCACCTGCCTCGTCAGATGAATGTCACCAGCATCGACTTCAGCATGGACACAGTCCCCCTTCGACAGTCTTCTACAGTAAGCATCGGAAGAATAAAACCCGAACTCTACAAACAGAAGTCTGTGGACTCAGAGGACGAGGCCAAAGAACCCGTTGAGACTTGTGGAAAGCTCAGCTTCTCACTGCAGTATGACTACGAGGAGCAGGCGTTAGTGGTGAGAATCCTCAAGGCCTTGGACCTGCCTGCCAAAGACTTCACGGGCACCTCTGACCCATACGTGAAGATCTACCTGCTGcctgagaggaagaagaagttcCAGACGCGTGTCCACCGCAAGAATTTGAACCCCATGTTTGATGAGACCTTCTGTTTCCCTGTGGCGTACGATGAGATTTGCAACCGCAAGCTGCACTTCAGCGTCTACGACTTCGACCGCTTCACCAGCCATGATATGATTGGCGAGGTGGTTGTGGACAACCTCTTTGAACTCTCTGATCTTTCCAGGGAGGCGGTGGTGTGGAAGGATATTCAGGCAGCAACTACG GAGAGTGTTGACCTGGGAGAGATCATGTACTCGTTGTGCTACCTCCCCACAGCAGGGAGAATGACCCTAACAGTCATCAAATGCAGAAACCTCAAAGCCATGGACATCACAGGCTCTTCAG ATCCATATGTGAAGGTGTACCTGATATGTGAGGGACGGAGGTTAAAGAAGCGAAAAACCACCACCAAGAAAAGCACACTTAATCCAGTGTATAACGAGGCCATCATCTTCGACATCCCTCCTGAAAACGTGGAACAAGTCAGTCTGAGCATCATGGTGATGGATTATGATCG GGTCGGACACAATGAGGTGATTGGTGTGTGTCACGCTGGGCCAGACGCTGAGGGTCTTGGACGAGATCACTGGAATGAAATGTTGGCTTATCCGCGGAAGCCCATCACACACTGGCACGCTCTGGGAGAG TGGCCTGGAAGAGCAGCAAGCTTTGAGAGTCAAGGTTCTTGTCCTTCGCCCAAACCTCCACAGACACCCTGA
- the syt10 gene encoding synaptotagmin-10 isoform X2 yields MNHRPPGSSGVQWLNRRDMSVRTEDSITLCQRALQIITELCLTGHVDREKCSDIFPLESNIPDISISLLAVVVGFCGLALLVVSLFVFWKLCWPIWRSKALSAHTENGLHVGFPEAPPPNSPPVNECKVAEVEKKYPPEVKVNGRSSVKLLEAAMKISQTSPDIPAEVQTALREKLSQQAKIQRQTTEPTSSSRHNSFRRHLPRQMNVTSIDFSMDTVPLRQSSTVSIGRIKPELYKQKSVDSEDEAKEPVETCGKLSFSLQYDYEEQALVVRILKALDLPAKDFTGTSDPYVKIYLLPERKKKFQTRVHRKNLNPMFDETFCFPVAYDEICNRKLHFSVYDFDRFTSHDMIGEVVVDNLFELSDLSREAVVWKDIQAATTESVDLGEIMYSLCYLPTAGRMTLTVIKCRNLKAMDITGSSDPYVKVYLICEGRRLKKRKTTTKKSTLNPVYNEAIIFDIPPENVEQVSLSIMVMDYDRVGHNEVIGVCHAGPDAEGLGRDHWNEMLAYPRKPITHWHALGEWPGRAASFESQGSCPSPKPPQTP; encoded by the exons atgaaccaCCGTCCCCCCGGCTCCTCCGGCGTCCAATGGCTTAACAGGAGAGACATGAGTGTCCGGACAGAGGACAGCATCACCTTGTGCCAAAGGGCTCTCCAGATCATTACGGAACTTTGTCTTACGGGGCACGTAGACCGGGAGAAATGTTCGGATATATTTCCCCTGGAGAGCAACATACCAG ACATCTCTATTAGTCTCCTTGCTGTGGTCGTGGGTTTCTGTGGCCTCGCCCTGTTGGtagtctctctctttgtcttttggAAGCTGTGCTGGCCCATTTGGAGGAGCAAGGCTCTCTCAGCCCACACCGAAAATGGCCTGCATGTCGGTTTCCCCGAGGCGCCTCCACCCAACTCCCCGCCGGTTAATGAGTGTAAAGTGGCAGAGGTGGAAAAGAAGTACCCGCCAGAAGTGAAGGTGAATGGACGGAGCTCTGTCAAGCTCCTGGAGGCGGCCATGAAGATCAGCCAGACGTCCCCAGACATCCCTGCCGAGGTCCAGACAGCCCTGAGGGAGAAGCTCAGCCAGCAGGCTAAAATCCAGAGGCAGACCACCGAGccaacctcctcctccag GCACAATTCATTCCGGCGCCACCTGCCTCGTCAGATGAATGTCACCAGCATCGACTTCAGCATGGACACAGTCCCCCTTCGACAGTCTTCTACAGTAAGCATCGGAAGAATAAAACCCGAACTCTACAAACAGAAGTCTGTGGACTCAGAGGACGAGGCCAAAGAACCCGTTGAGACTTGTGGAAAGCTCAGCTTCTCACTGCAGTATGACTACGAGGAGCAGGCGTTAGTGGTGAGAATCCTCAAGGCCTTGGACCTGCCTGCCAAAGACTTCACGGGCACCTCTGACCCATACGTGAAGATCTACCTGCTGcctgagaggaagaagaagttcCAGACGCGTGTCCACCGCAAGAATTTGAACCCCATGTTTGATGAGACCTTCTGTTTCCCTGTGGCGTACGATGAGATTTGCAACCGCAAGCTGCACTTCAGCGTCTACGACTTCGACCGCTTCACCAGCCATGATATGATTGGCGAGGTGGTTGTGGACAACCTCTTTGAACTCTCTGATCTTTCCAGGGAGGCGGTGGTGTGGAAGGATATTCAGGCAGCAACTACG GAGAGTGTTGACCTGGGAGAGATCATGTACTCGTTGTGCTACCTCCCCACAGCAGGGAGAATGACCCTAACAGTCATCAAATGCAGAAACCTCAAAGCCATGGACATCACAGGCTCTTCAG ATCCATATGTGAAGGTGTACCTGATATGTGAGGGACGGAGGTTAAAGAAGCGAAAAACCACCACCAAGAAAAGCACACTTAATCCAGTGTATAACGAGGCCATCATCTTCGACATCCCTCCTGAAAACGTGGAACAAGTCAGTCTGAGCATCATGGTGATGGATTATGATCG GGTCGGACACAATGAGGTGATTGGTGTGTGTCACGCTGGGCCAGACGCTGAGGGTCTTGGACGAGATCACTGGAATGAAATGTTGGCTTATCCGCGGAAGCCCATCACACACTGGCACGCTCTGGGAGAG TGGCCTGGAAGAGCAGCAAGCTTTGAGAGTCAAGGTTCTTGTCCTTCGCCCAAACCTCCACAGACACCCTGA